The DNA segment ATTCCGCTCTATCTCGGCTATGTGGTTTCGTCGGGCGTTTGTCTTTTCAATCCCTAAAGCCCGCTTCGTAGGTACCTCGCCTGCTTTCAGTGAATTTGTTCGTGCACGCACCAGTGCACCGCGATAGCGCTCTTCTTCGATCAACTGCAGTTTCTGCTTTACATTCCTGATATCATCTTTGAAAATGCCGGGCGTTTTGCACTCCTCTGCTATCAGTTTCTCCAATATTGTGCGCAGCTcggtttccttcattttttcttgGAAACGAATCGCACTGGCCCTGTCAATTGCTGTGACTTTAATCTGCTGCTTGCATAGTTCCCACTGCTGACCCAGATTAAGGCTAGTGTTTGGTTTTATTCTGTTAATTCCGCGATATTCCGCGTTACACAAAAGGAAATCACACACTATTAATCTCCCAGACGGGCATGATATGATGCTTTGAACAGTAAGACCGGGCAACTTTTTCAAAAAGAGTACACATCCTGCTGACAGTCCTACAGCGTGGCTAACTACGGCATAGTACGTTGCTGTGAAACGCTGCACCATGCTCCCGGTCTGCCCCTCTCCCTCGACTTTGGTCTCCTGGACGGCGAGAATGTCAATGTCATTTTCTGTTACCAGCCGATACAATTGACTTTGTTTTCGTTTCTGTCCTAAACCTCTGACATTCAACGTAGCTACACAGAGGGCTGGTTCAGGAGCCATTTCGGTTCGCAGTAGGAAGAGGCCCGGAGCATGGTGCTCACCTTTAGCATCTAGCGTACCGCTAGACGCCTCCGGCGCCGTACGGTTGTCTGCTCTCCCTTCTCGACGGCGGTGGCTTGTCGGCAGGCTTTCTTTCCGCGTTGACGTTTGGCCGTGGCTTGAAGGTAGCCCGCCGTCCTTGCACCGCTTTCACTGGCGGCTCGTCAACGCTGCTTGCGAGTTCCTGGTCGTCGTGGTCTCCGGAGACTTCGTGGGGGCATTTCGTTGCAGTCCCAGTACCCGTTGTAACGGAAGCGTCACTGGCTGGCGGTTCCTGGCCCTTAGACGATAGAGACGGCAGTGCATGAGTACTCGCTCCGCTTTTGACGACACTCTGCTGCACCAGGGGTGGACCAGGCGACGGTTAACTCGGACGTTCCGCGCTTGTGTCCTGCGGTTCACCAGCGAGGGCTGCTTGCTCTGCCACAGCGGTAGGCAGCGGCTCGCCAGTTCCCTTCGCCGCGTCCTCTGCCTCGGTCGCATCCATTAAGTGCTCGGCTCCATCGCTTTCCCCCGGGCCCATTGCTGAGGCATACGTGCGGACGCACTGGGAGTCCTCGTGTCCGAAACGCCGGCAGTTCGAGCAGCGCGGCACCTTGCACTCTCTTCGGACGTGGCCAGTGCCGtgacagcgcaagcactgcatcggaCGACCGGGTGCCACCACTAAGGCCAGTTCTCCTCCCACCCGTATTTCATGCGGCAAATCTTCAACTGTCATGCCCATCTTGAGCTTCAGGACGGCCGTCCTCGTCATAGAACCCTTATCGCTCATACCTTGCACAAGCCACCGCTCTCTGCTAACGTCCATGACAATCCCAAACGCCACTAGTGCGCTCCGCACATCCTCGTCGGCCACGCCGTGCAGCAGCCAGTGAAGGCTAAGCCTCACCTGATGATCCTGCGGGTCGATGATGACGCAGCGACGGTTCTTCACCTTCAGTTCCTTAAAGGCCAGCAGCCGCCTTGTAGCCTTCGCGCCGTTCAGGGTGACTGCCCACACGTGGTTGACCTGGTAGGCTCCCAGGGCCACCACGTCCGGCAGCAAACCGGTAGGCACGAGAGCATCCCTAAAATCTTCGACCCGgtagggcctcgctcgcacgtcgCCGTGCAAAAACACGGTGTTCAAAACGATGCTTCCTGTTGGCAGTTGGGGCAGTATCAGCTGATAATCCGTGTCGTCGCTATCGgtgatcctgtttccgcggccagcaagggccgccgtcgccgctccgccggagctcatgattctgcgcccgtcacgctcggtggccggaagtagaaacTGTACCACCGACGCCCGCAGTTCCTATGTTCGTTCTGATATAAATTCACTGCGATATTATCCGAACAAGCGTGCTTTCAGTGCAGCCGCCATAAAAACATGTCGGCTTGAAGCCGCTTCGGTTTTGTCCTCCTCGCACTTGCGCTGGTCCGCGAAATGCTGAGTCAGGTGCGCTCTGCTTGCTTCTGAGTAGGGAAGGACAATGGATATGAAGCGATaggtataccaggtgtttcagggaacaccgtgagtaattctcaaaaataggtttcTTGAGGTAAAAGTGTTGCTCTTGTGGCctagtattgccagtgttggcggacactaaAAAACCGGAGAATCGCTTTTAGtacgctggttaactaattttttatAATTAACTGTTTAACTATCACAGCTAgacaactggttgcaattagagactggtagccggccgttagtaacagccatacgagtttttagactttcgaaaacgcgattacccttggcgctgtggctcgacaaaatttggtttTTACGACTGGTTAcacgcactggaaaggttgctttgcctgcgtgcaTTACGAAAGTGCATTTATTTTTGCGCGATGTAGCTAAAATTTATTGGTCCACAGCTTCGAGGATAATcgcgttctcgaaattctaaaaaactgatgtggctattgctaacaactggctacaaatctctatttgcaaccTGCCTAGTTGTGATATttaaaaagctaattattaaaaattagtgaaCCAGCTTACTTATTAAGACGATTCACTGGTTGTCCggtgtccgccagcactggtaatactgtgccgcaaAAGCATGCATATTTTTTTACCTCGAAacacctatttttgaaaattgcttaaagTCTTCCTTCAAACTGCACGTGGCGGTGCAGCAAGAACGACATGATGTAAGACGAAGAAGAAAACGTTGTTCGATCATTCACCACTGTacctttttgtttatttcttactTCCTCAgcattcgttttatttttctccatgaaaagatttatctgaaaaactctctgtgttCCTCTGTGCTCCCCAAGTCTTGGCGAATCATCCTGTGaggggcatgtgccattgtgtgagggtaacagcAACAACAACCTTGGTCAATCCTCCCgcgcgggtatgtgccatgtttactagGGCAAAGGAGAAGAAGAAGTTGTCGTCTCGGCTTTGTTGCTTTACCTAATTTTGTTTAATTCATTCTAAGATGGCCGCATCtccaaggcggtactgtccctattgGAAGAGCACGGATGCTCCGGCGCCGGCATTTCTAAAGGGACCGCACCATACTAAGGAGACCTGCGTAGAGGAGGCGGCCTTGGCTTCACAGGGTGTGGAGCGGCCACACCACGGGTACGATCCCCAGTCCAGCgagtcatcatcgctcagtggggaagAATCAACGATCGTCGATTGTGACTTGttagtggccgatatggctgacgttgATATCGTGGGCTATAAATTGTGGAATCATCGGAACCTAagaacggtcgggatcccggtgACAGTTTCGCGCACAGAGAAAGGGATTGATTTAAGAGAGCGAAGCCCTATCATGCTGTTCGCGGCTATTCAATCTCTGCTAGAAACATTTCCGACTCGCAACTTATTCACCACACAAGGGGCTCTTCATCGGGATATCCCAacagaagagcaggttgacaTTCTTCAGAAATATTCTCGGATTGGTGAAATAAGAGTTAACGTCCGTTTGCCCCATTCTGCATGTACGCCTGTGTTAAtgagggtgtaccaaagtggtattcagaaagcGACCTTCCTGATTACTTGAATCTGCAAGATGTTATGCACATGAGACGACTGGTGCGTCGTGTGGAGTTCCCGAACACCCCGAAAAAATTGACCTAGGATCCACAAAACGCAGTCACCGAGTTCACTGGAACTCCTTCCTGGTGTTTTAGATATCAACGGTTTGGCcatgtggccaaagtttgcatcAAGGATCAACGCTATAAGCAGTGTGGTGGCACCCATGATTATAAGACCTGCAAAGCAGAAAATTTGCTAGTGTCAACTGCGGTGGGGACCGTCCAGCGAGTTCGGTgcctgccccttccgtgtgagcacCCTACACCGTCGAATGGCTTTCATTTCTGGACACAAAACTCAACCGACTGAGAAACTTGTGCCGAGTTCCTTGCGTAAGAGTTGGATGTTCGCGTCGCGTCCGCAAGCACTGTCCCAGAGAGACCTGATTCTAGCAAGACATCCAGGTCCCCTGCGTGCGAGTCGATTGTTCGAGCCGCTTCaccaaaaagtgtccatgtttcTGACAGACTAGgtcacagccagactcgacggcagGAAGGACTCTCCCGTGCCTTACAAGCGAAGAGAAAATCATGAACAGCGGCCAAGGGTGTGTCCCAGTCCGCACCTTTTGTCGACGTTGTTGGTCAGTGTGTGGCGCCAAATAAGGAtatcaaaaatcaaggtatgccCGCCCTTCTGCACGTACAGCTCGAAGCCCTGCGTTCACATATTCCCGCGATACCGCCTGGCACCCTGAAGAACTTCTTACAGCTGGTTCTTTCCTTTTAGTTCATGATTGCcgccttcgcagcgaacttcatTTCGCTCTAATATGGCTAGTGTTCAACCTCACGTGACCAAAaaccaccgaaaagtgccgtGTAAAATGCAAGAGAACTGCGCTGAGATTCTAAGTCGATTAGCTGAACTGAAACCATTCTTGAAAGAAGCTAGTGTTCGCGTATTGACTCTCACGGAAGTTTGggctgccaagcgggagatgtttgactggatatgtcggcCATAAAAGCTGCAGCATCAAGTcctttcccgcaggaagtgccgcgctttactTACGCCAGGCGATTCCAGATGTTtatttgaacgtcaccgatctttgcacagatgacattgaggtagcggctgtgaggaTACCGCTCGGCTTTCGAACTCTTTCtgttgcatccgtgtacgtgtctgcGCGGAAGAaagtagcattggatttgtttctacgcTAGCTTTCTGACGCTGCCAAGCTCCTCGAGTTATATGCGGTGAATTCAATCCCCATCACtccgtctggggtgacaggaacacggattcccgtggacgcaaactcgtagaagTCATTAGAcctttttagcataccggagatgtACTACCAGAGACGTGTAACGGTTTACCaaacccctcttgcgcatgcgcggtggaGTTGCTGGGGTGATTGGCAGCCAGTGCGCGTGCACTAGaaggtccggtaaaccggtatacgtctccagTAGTACGTCTTCGGTATGCTCAAAACGTTTGTTAAAGAGGACCTAGCCTGTGTATCCGGTGATGTTTATTGACAAAATTATTTCTAGTAAAATGGCAGACattacggcggtcaagttacctgaccATTTTCCGGTCCCGGTTTTAAAACTCAAAGAACCTTTGCGCAGAGAGCAGAAGGATGGAGAGATAGCTCATGCGGAAGGACGAGAGAGCCTTGAAGTCTGCCTTCAATAGGATGGATTCTGGCATTCGACGGCACATGAACAAGCTCtgcaggtcgcaatgggcctccgTTTGTGCTGGCTTGACTGTATCCTCACCGATGTCGAGAGTATGGCGAGTCATTGGCAgtcttgctggagaatctcgacCTTCGCAGCCGTTTGAATGTCTTGCAATGCGCAAGAAGACACCTCTTGAGTGCTTGGCAGAGGATTTTGCAGATGGGTTTGTACGTGCAGCGTTAAAATCTGGTATTCACCTGTGTCCCCCCCCCCTCTGCCTGCACGTCTTTCATGGACGCCCTGTTGACGCTTAGCGAGCTTCAGACAGCGTTCAGCAGACTGTGGCGCCGATGTATTCCAGGTCCCGACGGCGTCAACAACCAAATGCTGCGGAGCCTGCATCGGAAACATAGGAAAGCGCTCTTAAACTACCTCAATCTGTCGACGTTCCTTCCTCATGGAAGGTGGCATATGCTgtgctgtctgtctgtccgtctgtcacTTCTCTGCGTGTGCAACCAGCAGACAGAAAGACTGACATGTAATCTGGAAAGGTTACAGAAGCTCGAGCATCGCGGTCGGTTTGCGTGCGTTTAGTTTGCGTCACCGCAGACACAGCCGCCAGTATACGGAgctaattacaggaataggtcgGTGAGGGGTTTTGC comes from the Amblyomma americanum isolate KBUSLIRL-KWMA chromosome 1, ASM5285725v1, whole genome shotgun sequence genome and includes:
- the LOC144126689 gene encoding uncharacterized protein LOC144126689, translated to MSSGGAATAALAGRGNRITDSDDTDYQLILPQLPTGSIVLNTVFLHGDVRARPYRVEDFRDALVPTGLLPDVVALGAYQVNHVWAVTLNGAKATRRLLAFKELKVKNRRCVIIDPQDHQVRLSLHWLLHGVADEDVRSALVAFGIVMDVSRERWLVQGMSDKGSMTRTAVLKLKMGMTVEDLPHEIRVGGELALVVAPGRPMQCLRCHGTGHVRRECKVPRCSNCRRFGHEDSQCVRTYASAMGPGESDGAEHLMDATEAEDAAKGTGEPLPTAVAEQAALAGEPQDTSAERPS